The genomic region TATCAGTTTCACTTGGTACGTAAAATTGAACCTTCGTTAACTTTCCAGCTTCTTCTCTTAAAGCGGCTTCGTCCTTTGAAATCATTGCACAACCTGTTAAAATAAAGGCGATAAATCCTAGTAGGATACTTTTATATTTAAGCATTTCACAATTCCTCCATAATTTTTAGTATTAATTCCTTGTAATCTTATCGGAATAAGAGTAGTATGTTTTTGTAACAAAAACTATAATACATCTTAGGGAGGAAGTAAAGTTGAATAAACTAGGAGTTTTGCTTTCTATTATTTTATCAATCTCATTAATTGCATGTTCTCAACAAGAAACAAGTAAAGAGGGCGATTCAAACAATAATAAAGAAGAAACAACTTATCCCAATGCTGAGTTGTTAGTAGATACAGAGTGGGTAGTTGAGAATTTAAATGATGAAAATGTACATTTTGTAGATATGCGCGCAGAAGGTTATGAAGGTGGACATATTCCAGGTGCAGCAAACATTACTTGGCCAGAAATTGCTGATCCAGACAATGAATTTGATGGCGTCTTGTTACCACCTGAAGGTTTCGCAACAAAAATGCAGGAAATCGGAATTAATGTGAATGATACGATTGTCATTTATGATGACGGTTCAAGTTTAAGTGCAGCACGCTTGTTTTATGCACTAGAGTATTACGGACATCAAGATGTTAAAATTTATAATGGTGGATTCACAGCATGGTTACATTCAGGAAATGATGTCTCCACAGAAACTCCGGAAATTGTAGTAGGGGATTTCGAACCAACGGCAAACGAAGATTTAGCTTGTGATATTGGTGGTATAAAAGAAGCAATTGAAGATGAAAACATAGTTATTCTTGATACGAGATCTGAGGGAGAGTACAATGGTGAAGATGTTCGTGCTGAGCGTGGAGGGCACGTTCCGAATGCTGTTCATATAGAATGGAGTGAAGCCATTACGGAAGTGGATGGTGTACCTACCTTCAAATCTTTCGAAGATTTAACGGAGTTATATGAAAGTAAAGGTGTAACTAAGGATAAAACCGTTATCCCTTATTGCCAAACTAACGTGCGAGGTGCTCACACGTACTTCACATTAAGGCTTTTAGGTTATGATTCTATTATGCCGTATGAAGGTTCTTGGGCTGAGTATGGGAATACTCCAGAAGCAAAAATTGAAAAGTAGGTGATGAAATGGCTTACGAAAACGAAGGTGTCATACAAATTGATGTAGATGAATTAAAAGAAGCTTTACGTGACGATGAAACGATCGTCATTGATATTCGTGAACATGAAGAATATGTGGCTGGGCACATTCCTGGTCTACCTCTCATTCCAATGAGTGAAATTGTAGACGTAGTTGATGAGTTCGAAAAGGACCGTTCCTATGTATTAGTGTGCAGAAGCGGACGAAGAAGCCATGAGACGTCGAAATTCTTCCAAATGAATGGTATTAAAAATGTGAAAAATTACGCTGGTGGAATGCTCGTATGGGACGGAGAGATTGCAGTAGGCGAAGAAAATATTGTGAAGGAAGTAAAAGAGATTTATTGAGGAGGAATCATAATGGCTTTAACAAAAGAAGAATTATCAGTTATTGAACCAGACCATTTAGTGGACGGAATTGGAGAAGTTTGTCCACATACTTTAAATATTGCTTTAAAGGCTTTGAAGAAAGCAAAACCTGGTGAGGTAGTCGTAGAAGTCACAGATCATTCTATAGCTACAAAAAC from Salirhabdus salicampi harbors:
- a CDS encoding rhodanese-like domain-containing protein, with product MAYENEGVIQIDVDELKEALRDDETIVIDIREHEEYVAGHIPGLPLIPMSEIVDVVDEFEKDRSYVLVCRSGRRSHETSKFFQMNGIKNVKNYAGGMLVWDGEIAVGEENIVKEVKEIY
- a CDS encoding sulfurtransferase TusA family protein yields the protein MALTKEELSVIEPDHLVDGIGEVCPHTLNIALKALKKAKPGEVVVEVTDHSIATKTIPAAVKMNKIAEVLGIVSENGEYKIYLKKL
- a CDS encoding sulfurtransferase; the encoded protein is MNKLGVLLSIILSISLIACSQQETSKEGDSNNNKEETTYPNAELLVDTEWVVENLNDENVHFVDMRAEGYEGGHIPGAANITWPEIADPDNEFDGVLLPPEGFATKMQEIGINVNDTIVIYDDGSSLSAARLFYALEYYGHQDVKIYNGGFTAWLHSGNDVSTETPEIVVGDFEPTANEDLACDIGGIKEAIEDENIVILDTRSEGEYNGEDVRAERGGHVPNAVHIEWSEAITEVDGVPTFKSFEDLTELYESKGVTKDKTVIPYCQTNVRGAHTYFTLRLLGYDSIMPYEGSWAEYGNTPEAKIEK